The DNA window CGGTCCCGGGCCTGGAGGTCCAGGTACTCGGGGGTCTCGAAGTTGGCGTCGTCGACAATCAAGCCAATCCATTCCCAGCGACGGTCTGGCCAGACGACGCGGTCGGGGCGCTGGCTGGCGAAGCCCTCCACGCGCATCTGCTCCAGGGCGAAGCTGGCGGCGCGCTCCAGGACGGTGCGCATGCGCTCATCGGGGGCGAAGGGTTTTCCCTTGGCCACGCCGAGTGCCGCGAGTGCGCCGTACATGGGGCGGAACTCGTCGAGCGCGGGCTCGGCGTTGATGATGGAATGGAGTCGCCGCCAATACTCGAGATTGTTCTCCCAGCGCAGCGGGGTGGCGTCGAGCGCGCGGGTGGAGCCATCGACGTAGGGGAGCACGGCGGCGGGGTTCGAGAGGGGATGGACCTTCACCTCGCGGAGCGCGTCGAGTGCTCCGGCGACATCTCCTCCGACGGGGAGCGCGCGGATGGCGATGAGGGCCTTGTACGTGTCGCAGCGGGCAACGTGGTAGCCGGAGGGCGTGGCGCCGGAGAAGCCGGGAGGGAGGACGAGGTACTTGCCGCCCTTGCCGGCATCGGGGCCGGGGATGCCCATGTCGACGACCCAGCGTTGGTGGTGGTCATTGACCAGGGCGATGAAGGGACCGGGAGGGATGTCGATGACGACGGGGCCCATGGCCTTGAGGTCGAGGGCGCCGGAGACATAGGGCGTATCGGAGTTCGCGGTGAAGGCGAGGTGGCGAGGCCCCGCGGCGAGCACCATGAGGGCCTTGCCATCTTCGAGGCCGGCTTCACGGTTGCCATTGAAGATGCCCTCCATGGAGACGGAGGGATAGAAGAAGCGGTAGGTCTCGACGGCGCGTTGGAAGTCCTGCTCGTCGTAGATGCTCCGCGCGGTATCGGGCGTGGGGAAGGAGTGCTCGAAGGCGTGGTGCTCGGAGGTCGGAATCTGAAGGGCCATGGGGGTTTGTCTCCAGGGCCAAGGTGGAGACGGTGCCTCGCGGTGTGCAAGACGCCGGAGGCGGGGACATCGAGCAGGCGAAGGACCGCACGGCCGAGCACCGAGACGTGGCGACATCGGGACCACCCATCCAGCCCTGAGCCTGAGCAAAGCCACGCGGAACGCATCGCCCGCACTGCTCACGCTGAACGGATGCGGCACGACTGTACTCATTCGTGCCGGGAGCGTGGATTCACGCAGGGAAACCGGTGGGTGTGCTCGCATCGCGTGCAGTAACCTGCATCGCCGAGACACCTCCCCGCAGTCTCCCAGAGTCTTCCATGCCGACCCTGATTCCCACGCCCATGCGCGTGACGGCCGTGGGCAACAAGCCCAAGCTCATCCACGAGTACGTCGGAAAGGCCACCACCAAGACCTCCGACGTCAGCGTCGCTCACATGACCAGCCCCGGCGGCTGGCTGGAGCCCGGCCAGACGCCCGAGTTCAAGGAAATCACCCTCGTCCTCTCCGGCGTCCTCCGCGTCGAACACAAGAACGGCTTCCTCGACGTCCACGGCGGCCAGTCCGTCATCTGCGAGCCCGGCGAATGGGTCCGCTACAGCACCCCCGAACCCGAGGGCGCTGAATACGTCGCCATCTGCCTCCCCGCCTTCTCCCCCAGCACCGTCCACCGCGACGAATAGGCACGCAGCACCAGCTCAGCTCGCGTTCACCACCGTCACGAAATACTCGCGCAGCGCGCGGAACAGCCGCTGCGTCACCCGCTCGTACCAGGCCTGGTCCTCGTCGGACTCGAAGAACTCGTCATTCCACGAGCCCATCCCTCCAAAGACATCCGCCACCGAGCACGCCACCAACCCCCTCAGCCGCTCCTCCGATGAGGGGAACACCTGGAACAACGCCAGCAACCCCATGCGGCGCTCGAACGCCTCCCACGCCCTCTCCCCCAGCTCCGCCCCTCGGAACACCTCGCGCACCGCCGCCAGCCGCTCCGACGTGGCCTCGCCAAGCTGGAAGCCCGTCCCCTCCAGGACGACGCGCGCCAACCGGAACGCCTCCACGAAGAGCGACCCCTTGCGCTGCGCGAAGTCCTCCGCCTCCCGCAAGCTCTGCAACAACTCCGCGCGCGTGTCCGGCGTCCCTCGCGGCGACAACAGCGGCGAACGCGCCACCTTCAACGCGTTGAACACATACACCTGATAGCCCGAGTGATTCGGCACCAGCCGCAGCCGCTCCCGCTCCGGAATCAACCCCGGGTCCTTCTCCCGCTCCTCCTTCGTCGGCCCCGCCGTGCTCACCCGCTCCCGCAACGACTCGGGAACCACGAGCTCCGCGCCATGCGCCTTGCAGCACATCTGGAGCTCCTCCATCAGGTTCCCCGAGGGAATCCCTTGCAACGCCGGCCCCTCCGCCGTCTTCAAGAACTCCCGCAATGACTCGGCCGTGTACGGCGCCGCGCCCTCGCCCTGGAACCGGTTGAGGTTCTCCGCCGCGCGCCTCCAGATGTCCTCCGCGAAGGGCTGCGCCTCCACCAACGCCACGAAGTCCCGCCCGAAGTCCTCTCCCGACACGTACACCCGCTCGTCCGACGGAACGAACTCCGCCAGCCGCTCCGGCGGCAACAGGCTCCGCTCGAAGTCATCCGGGTCCAACGTCTGGAAGAAGGAACGGAAGTCCTCGGCAATCACCACCGTCCGGCCACCGCGCAGCACCGCGGCCTGCAGCTCCCGCAGCAAGTCGCTCCCCACCAGGTCGAACACCGCCGCGCCCTCGCGAGAGCACAGATAGGTCCCCACCTGTCCCGGAGAGACCGCGGGACGCTGGTTCATCAGATTGGAGTCCGTGATGACATGTGAGAGCGCCTCCATCACCCGCTCCACGCCCGGCTGCGCCCGCGCGAAGTCCACGAACTGCCGCGAGGTGATGAGCGACGAGCCGCTGAACCCCACCTCCAACTGGTACAGGCTCGCACCGCGCTGCGTGCGCACATCCAGCACCAGCGCCTCCGAGTTCGCGAAGGCCGCGGACACGTAGTCCGGCAGCTCCCCAGGGCCCATGCCGCCCAGGTCCATGGCGCGGACGCTCACCAGCCCCTCGCCGTCCAGCACCTCGCGCCAGGACTCCAGCGACAGCTCCTGCCCCTCCCGCGTCCGCGCGCCCACCGAGAAAGTCCCCGGGACTTCCAACAGCCGCAGCGTCCACCCCGACCCCAGCTCCGTCTCCACCCGCGTCAGCACGTCCAACCACCGCTCCCGCTCCACGCGGAGCAACGAGACGGTCAACGCCAGCACCAGGTCATCCAGCTTCATGCGCGTCCCCGGCTACGCCTCTCGGCGCCGCGTCAGGCGAGTCTCCACCGCTCGGTCCTCACGACCCTCCGGCGAGATGTTGAAGGACTCGAGCACCAGCGTGTCCGCGTCTGGCTGATGAATCACCGTGCGCCACCCCCACCGTTGCGACTGCGTGACGCCGTGCTCATCACAGGCGCCCGCCGCGTAGCTGCCCAGCACGGACACGCGCCCGTCCTCCCGAGGCGCCCCCGTGGAGACCATCATGTTCGCGCTCATGTGGAAGCTGTCCACCCACGCCACGGTGAACTGCTTCTCCATGACATCGAAGCCCACGATGAGCTGCCCCGCATGCGGCTGGCCCATGGCCGTGGAGTGATAGTCCCAGCGCACGAAGCGCCCGCCGAGCAGCCCCTCGACACACGCTTGGGTCCGCGACTCCTCGGGAGCACCGGACGGGTCGAACCACGTCCGCGTGGGCCCCTCCCAGCGCCCTACCCACCGGTTCAGCAGACGATGCTCGGCCCCAGAATCAAACGCCGCCGTGGGCGCGTTCGTCGCGTTCCAGTCCTGGCTCATCATCACTTCGTAGCCCCGAGCCCCCTCCCCTGTCACCCCCAAGCCGCGTGACGCGTGCCATCATCCGCCCGCAGAAGGAGTCCACACCGTGAGCACCCGCGCCACCACCCCCGCCGAGCTGATTTCCGGTCTGCTCGAACAGTTCGCCACCGAGGGAATCCCGGTGCCCGCGCCGCCCTCGCCGGCCTCCGCCCTCGAGGCCGCGAGCGCCCTCTTCACCCTCGCCGCGCGGAGCCAGACGCACGTGTTCTCCGTGTGGTCGGACGTCGAGGGGGAGGAGACCGTCGCGGGCGCCTCGTTCTTCATCCTCCGCCCGGAGGCTCCCGGACACGAGGGCCTGCTAGGACAGGACCGGCAGGCCGTCCGCCAGCCGCTCACTCCGGAGCTGTACGCGTCGATGAGCCAGGCGCTCGCCACCTTCACGCGACGAGGCCATGACGCCGCCCGCCCGGCGCGAGGCACCGTGGTGGCAACAGGCGAGGTCCACTTCGTGGTGACCTTCCAGGAAGGCTCCGCCAGTTCCACCATCGCCGCCTACGCGCGCGACGAGAAGCTCCGCGCGGCGCAGCCTCCGTTCTCCACCTTGCTGAACCTGGGCGCACAAGAGGCCGCGTTCCTCACCGAGCGCTTCCTGCGTCTCGACACCCTGTTCCAGGGTCGACCGGTGGTGTTCTCCGGTGAGCGAGGCTCGGGGCGGAGCACCTCGCTCCACGCGGCGCTGGAGGCGCTCCCGGACTTCACGAACACGCTGGCCGCGCTCGAACATCCGCGCGCGGTGGACGCGAGGTTCGGCACGGTGCGGGTGGGCGACGGCACGACGCTCACCCAGGCGCTGCGCGCGTTCCTCCGACAGGACCCGGACGTGGTGGTGGCGGACGAGCCTCGCACCGCCGAGGACCTCCAGATTCTCCTCCACTCCAACTTCACCGGCCACGCGACCGTGTTCACCCTCGAAGCCACGAGCCCCGAGGCCGCGCTCGCGAAGCTGCGCGAGGCCCTGCCCGAAGCCCCCGTGGCGCCCCTCATCCTCCACCACACGCGAGATGAGTCCACCGGGCAGACCGAACGCTCGCTCCACACCGTCACGCAGGAGGGCCACGTGCAGGCGTGGAGTCCTTGAGCACGCCACACGCGATGCCTCCCACCCAACACCCGCGTCGCGAACTGAGCACCGCCGCACCGCCCCCGGGGATATGAACCCTTCCCGGATGCCATTGCCGCCACTAACACCTTCACAGGTGAGTGGGGCGCCCCGCGAGACAAGTGTCACCGCGGGCGCAAGGGGGGGTAGTGCATGCCTGACGCACGTCCGAAGGACGGCTCCGCCGAGCCGAGGCTTTTCAACTCCATCCTCCACGCGAGTGCCCGTGAAGCCAGGGACCTGACGCGCACCTGCGGCGTCGTCCCGCTCATCGTCACCCTTCATGCCCTCCTGCTCATCGGCCTGAACGCCTACTGGCAAGGAGCGTCGCGCTCCACCGTTCACACCGACCCCACGGACTCCGCCCTCGTCCTCCGCTTGCTCTCCTCCGCGCCCCCACCACCCCCCGCGCCCGCCGCCACCACCACCTCCGTGCCTCATCGCACCACGGCCCAGCGCGCGCGGCCCTTCCCGCATCCCCGCCCCACCCAGACACCACTCGCGACCTCCTTCCCGATAGAGGACCCTCCAGGCGCCACCGCGCTCGAAGACCCCTCGTCCCACTCCTCCGAGAATCCAGGCGGCGTGACGGGCGGCGTGACAGGCGGTGTCACGGGCGGAGTCATCGGTGGACTGCTGAGCAACGTGCTCGCCGCCAGCAGCGCGGGCCTCCTCCCCGTCGTCAAGCCCGCCCCATCACTTGATGAACCCACCGCCGACGAGCTGGATTACCTCCGGATGATGTTGCGAGACCGCTTCGAGAACCTGCCCTATCCCGAAGAGGCCGAAGCCGCCGGCATCGAAGGACTCGTCGGCCTGGCCATCACCGTGGGCACCCGAGGCCAGTTGCTCGGGCTTTCCCTGGTGGGGACCTGTCCCCACTCGCTCCTCTGCGACGCCGCGATGAAGGCCGTGCGCGAGGCGGCCCCCTTCCCGCCTCCCCCTCCCGCGCTCGGCTCCCGCGTCTCCGTGGTCCTGCCCTTCCGCTATCGCATCATCCGCTAGTGCCGCTCCGGGGAGGGCGCCGAGGGCACGTGCACCGGCAACAACCCTCCGAAGGCCGCACAGGCCCGAGCACGGGACAGGTTCCACTCAGGCCACGTCATCTCCGGACAGGCCTCCACCGGGAGCGCGCTCTCCAGGTGGGGTGTCCCCGCGTACAACCGCATCAACTCCGGCACGGCATCCGCGGACAACGTGCGCAGCAACGCCGTGTCCACCCAACCCTTCGGCACCTGGCTGGACTCCACCTGGCTGTAGCGCACGATGAGCGCGTCGGGGTTGATGACATTCACGCCCATCACCGCCACCAGCGCCGCGACGTGCGCGCCCATGGCGAAGCGCTCCGGCCTCCACCACAGCGTCACGCCCCGCCACACCAGCACCACCCCCAACAACACCATGAAGACATGCGAGAAGATGCGCAGCCGCGTGTAACCAAAGACATCCTCGTACATCACCAGCCGCTTCATCGCCGAGGCCACGATGACCAACGTCAGCAACACCATGACGGAGGTCCCCATCAGGAAGAGCCAGCGCGCCGTGGGTGACTCGCGCCGGGCCCAGCGCGCCAGGCCCATCACCAGGCCCAACGTCATCACGGTGACGGCGAGCAGCTCGAAGAAGCCCCGCCGCGCGTACTCCGAATACGTGTACCCGGCCGCGGGTGACGTCGCCCCCTGGATGAACAGGTACTTCACCTGGAAGCTCGCGAAGGCGAGGAACAGCGCGTTGACGGCGAGGATGAGCACCAGGGCCTCGGTGAAGCCCAGCCACCGCTCGGAGGGCGCCTCCTCCGCGTCCCCCGCCTCGGACAACGAGCGCCGCCGCAGCGCGTGTCCCAGCAGGCCCGCCGCGGCGACCGCGCAGAGCAGCCACCCCAGCACGCTCCTCAGCGACTCCGCCACGAAGTCCCCGATGTCCACGTCGAACATCCGCTCCAGCGCGGCGGCGAAGGCCACGTCCGCGCCCCCGAGCAGCAGGCCGAACACCATCAACACCGGCAGCGCGAAGAGCAGGCCCCGCAGCACGGGCATCAGCAAGGGCATCCGCTTCCTCGGCGAGACCAGGTCCATGGCCTCTCCCGCCAGCACGCGCGGATAGGCCAGGCCCCTCCCCACGGAGGACAACACCACGAGGGGATAGCCGCCCATCCCCAACCGCTGCACCCGGCCGCCGCCCCAGAAGTGCATCAGCAACAACATCAACCACGAGGCCGTCAGCACGTTCAGCGTCCGGAGCCACGGGCTGTCGCGCACCGCCACGAAGCCGGCGATGACCAGCACGGGCCCCAGGAGCCACGCATTGGGCCGAGCCCGCTCCCAGGCCTCGCGCCCGCCCAGCGCCACCAGCGCGCCCAGCGTGGCCAGGATGACCAGGGGAAACGACACGCCCCAGCTCGCGCGGTCCAACAACACCTGCGCGAGCAGGCCCACCGCCACCGTGGCCCCCAGCATCCGCCGCGGGGCCTGGATGAAAGCCACGGGCCGGGCCGGGAACGCGAAATGGGGGCTGGGCGAAGACGGGGCTCGCGGCTCCCCGGGCGAGACAGTGGGTACTGGGTTCATTGCGGCGCACCTCGTTCGGACGACAGCTCGATTCGTCCGCAAGATGCGCCTTCAAGAGGCGATGGGGGGCCTGTCGGAGGCGAGCGGTCGGCGCACCTCCCTGACTGGTCCCCCACCGGGGTCGGACGGCGCCGCTACCCGGCGCGCATCCACCCTTCGCGCTCCAGCAGCCCCGCGACGCGCGCGGCCACCTCGTCGCGAATGCGGTGCACCAGCGCCTCCGGTTTCCCCTGCGGGTCATCCAGGGGCCAATCCTCACGCTTGAGGCCCGACACGCTCGGGCACGCGTCCCCGCAGCCCAAGGTGATGAGCCATTGCGCGTCGCGCGCCATGTCTTCGGTGAGCCGCTGGGGTTTGACGTCGTTCAACTCCAACCCCATCTCACGCATCGCCGCCAGCACTTCCGGGTGCACACGCTCTCCGGGCTCGGTCCCCGCGGAGATGGCACAGGCCTTCTGAGGGTCCGCCAGCACGTTGAAGAACGCCGCCGCCATTTGCGAGCGGCCCGCGTTGCGCACGCAGGCGAAGATGACCTTGTTCATCGGTACGACTCCTCCCATTCCTTCGTCATGTCGCGCCCCTCCCCCTGCGCGACCTCATTCATATCGGCGCCCCCTCACGAGGCGCCCCGCGCGACGCTGACACATCCCGTGAAGGGATGCTCGCAAAGAGAGCGAAAAGGCCTCGGCCTGTCTGTATGGGTCCGGCAGCCCACATCCGCCTGCCCGGGGGTATCTGGGCACCCCGGCGCTGATGCGGGCGGTGTGGGTCCCCCGCTGCGCGCCCGAGGGCCGCGACGGGTCCGCCAGCGGACATGTCTGTGATTCCTTGGGAGCTCCAGGACTCCATGCCGGAGAATCCGAGCTCACCCGCGAGGCAGCCCCTGGCACGGTGCGCCAGGGGCCGTCCTCGATGCGACACAACGCGGCGGCGTCAGTCGCCAGACTCCGGGGTGTCCTCAATCTCCGGCATGACCATGCCCGAATCGCTCATCAGGAGGGCATCCAGGGCGGCGTTCTCCACTCCCTTGACGCGCTCCTCATGCTTCTTGAGCAGCGCCAGGTTGGCGGCGGCGGCCTTCTTCGACGCCTCCGACAGCGCCCCGTCCGCGCCGTTGTCGCCGTCCGACATGGAGTCGATGTTCTCCTGCAGGCCCGTGCGCATGGTCTTGTACCCCTCGCGCTCGTCGGCCGACAGGTTCGTGTCCTCCAGCTTCTTGTCCAGCTCCTTGATTTGCTTCTCCATCAACTCCACGGCCTTCGAGCGGCCCTGCTCCACCTGCGCGTTGAGGTCCGCCGCCATCGACGCATAGACGGTCTGGGTGATGGCCTGGAACTCGTTGGGCGACATCTCGTGCTTCTTCAGGCCGTCGATGAACGCGGCGCGCACGTCCACCGTCAGGCTCGTGATGAGGTTGACGGCCTCCATCGTGCTGCTGAAGTCCGCCTTCGCCTTGCCGTCGCTGCCGTCGCCCCGGCCGTACTTCGCCTGGAAGACCTTGCCCTTCTCCTCGTAGACCTTGTACGCGGGAATCGCCGACTCGCGCACCGAGAGATAGGTCGTCAGCCGCGCCTCCTCGAGCGCGAGCACCTCGTTGTCGGCGGGCGCCTTGAAGGGGTAGGCCTTGTTCAGCTCGGCCATCTGCCCCGACTGCTTCTCGACCGCCTGGGCCGCCGCGATGGCGCCGCTGTCCTTCACCTTGCCGAACAGATACGCCCCGCCCGCGAACACCGCGATGATGCCGCCCAGGATGATGACACCACAGCCGATACCCAGCCCAATGAGGACCTTCTTCATTCACCCCTCCGAGGGAAGTAAGTCACGACCCCCGTGCTAGCCGGGCCCGCCCACGGGAGCAAGTGGCCCTTGCGAGCTTCCCGAGTCGCCGTGAATCCCGGAAACCGCGCGTCCTGCCCTACGGCCAGGAGTCAGGCCCTCGAGCCCCCGGTATGCCGAGCGCCTGGACCTTGAGTCTCCGAGGCAAGCGCACCACGAAGAGGGTGCCCTCCTGCTCGTCGGAGCGAACGCGCAGCCGTCCCCCGTGCGCGTCCACGATGTGCTTCACGATGAAGAGCCCCAGCCCCAGGCCGCGCCCGTCCTTGGGGTCCCTGCGCTCGGCGCGCTTCATGGGCTCGAACAGGCGGGGCAGCAGCTCCGCGGGAATGGGGACGCCCATGTTGTGCACGCTGAGCGTCACCGCGTCGTGGGTGCCATGCGTGCGCACCAGCACCGGGCACTCATTGGGGCTGTAGCTCAGGGCGTTGTTCACCAGGTTGGTGAGGACCTGCGCCAGCCGGTCCGGGTCCCACAGCCCCGCGCCATCGCCGCTGAACTCGAACTCCAGGCTCCGCTCGGGGTGGGCCAGCCGCACCTCGTCCAACACCTGCCGCGTCAGCTCGTGCAGGTCCAGGGGCTGGGGCTGCATGGGGATGCCGCCGCCCAGCCGGGCCTGGGTGAAGTCCAGCACGTCGCGCAGCATCCGCGTGGCCCGCTCCGCGCTGGAGAGGATGCGGTCGATGACCTTGCGCTGCCGCTCATCCAGGTACTCGCGCCGCAGCAGCGTGGTGGAGGCCATGGTGATGGCGGACAGGGGGTTGCGCAGGTCATGGCCCACGATGCCAATCAGCAACTGCTCGAACTCCGCGCGCCGGCGGGCCTCCTCTTCCGCGGCCCTGCGCTCGGTGACGTCGTGCATGGCGCCCACCATGCGCAGGGCCTTGCCCGTGGGGTCGCACACCACGTGGCCCCGGTCCTCGATGACGGCCCAGGTGCCGTCTCCGCGCCGGAAGCGGTACTCGTCATGCCATTGGCGCTCCCCCGAGCTGATGATGCGCTCCATCTCGAGGCCGACCCGCTCGCGGTCCTCGGGGTGGATGGAGCGTGTCCACCAGTCGATGTCCATCGCCGGCGCATCCACGGGCATCCGGAACTGTCGGGTCGCCAGCTCGCTCCACTCGATGTGGCCGGTGGCCAGCTCCCAGTCGTAGATGACATCGCGCGTGGCCAGCGTGGCCAGCCGGTAGCGCATCTCCGACTGGCGCAACACCTCCTCGGCGCGGCGGCGCTCGGTGATGTCCAGCGACACCCCCGACACGCTGACCACCCGCCCCGTCGCGTCCACCTGCGGGGAGACGTAGACCATGAACCAGGCGCCCTCCAGCTCCAGCTCCGTGGAGAACGACTCTCCGGCCAGCGCGCGGCGCGTGGTCTCGAGGATGTGCGGATGGTTCGGGTACATCTCGCGGAGGTCGCGCCCGAGGAAGTCGGTGGGCTGCTTGCCCATGGCGCGGACCCCACGGCCCTCGACCAGGGTGACGCGGCTCTCCGCGTCCGTCGTCCACAACACCACGGGCAGCGCGGTGATGATTCGGCGCAGGCGCTCACGGGCCTCGTCCCGCTCGCGCTGCACGCCTCTCGCCTGCGTCACGTCCGACGAGATGCCGCACACGGCCCGCGCGTGCCCCCCATCGCCCAACAGGGGGAACTTGAGCGACTGGTAGATGTGCCACTCGCCCTTCCACCACACGCGCTCGTCGGACTCCAACGGCTGCCCCGACAGGAGGACCCGCCGGTCATTGATGACGAACACCTCCGCCATCTCCCGGGGATACAGGTCCAGGTCCGTGCGACCAATCACCTCCTCCCGGGTCATCCCGGTGACGTCCTCGTGGGCGCGGTTGACGAAGACATATCGGCCCAGCTCGTCCTTCACGTAGATGGCCGCGGGAGCGTGGTCCAGGATGTCCTGCATCTGCGCCTCGGTCGCGCGCAGCGTCCGCTCCCGCATCTGCGCATGCCGCGCCACCGCGTCGGCGATGCACACGTCGACGGCCCGGTTGAGCGCGCGCACCTGCGCGACGTCCAGCACCCAGCCCGACTCCTCGAGCACCTCGAAGAGCACGTCGCGCAAGAGCCCGTACTCGCGCACCACCGCCGCGATATCCGAGCCCACCGGGTGGACTCGCGCGCCGCGCAGGCTCGTTCCTGGGGCTTCGTCCCACTGGGGCACCGCGCTCAGCAGGCGCAAGAGGTCCACCACCGCGTCCACCCACTCCAGCGAGCCGCTCGCCCGCTCCTGCCGCCCCAGCAGGCCATTGCCGCGCACCGTCCCCGCCCTCGCCTCCCAGCGCCGGGCGATGTCCTCCCGGCGCGCGGTGAGCAGGTCCGACAGGGGGCCCGGGAGCGTGGAGCAGGGATTCATGCGAGGTGCCTCCTCGCCCCGGACACACCAGCCATGGACAGACAGCACCCGCTCCCTCGGGTGCTCGCCTCCCAGGGCTCGCCCTGCTCCCGCCGCGTCGTGGCGCGGACCGGGCTGGATGATTGGCGCGTAGGCATGGCCGTCAGAATTGGAATATGGCGCTCGCGCCGTCCGGGCTCCCTGCCTCGCGGAGCCGCCTGGATGAAGCCTCGTCCGGAGAGCAGGCACGGGAGCGCATCCGTGAAGCCTCGCGCGCTTCATGAACACGGCACCGGTGAGCATGCGCCCCAAAGCCCCCGCCGCGCGCGGCGAGCCTGCGACTGCAGCGCTTGCAGCTCCGCCCGCCTGGAGGTCCCCGCCGGGGGCACGTGCAACACACACGCGAAGCCGCGCTCTATCAGGAGCGCGCTCACATCGTGGCCCTCCACGGAGACATAGGCGAGCCGCCGGCCGAAGCGGTCCTCGCACGCCTCCGCGTCGACGAGCGTCACCTCGCGCCCCTCGACGAGGCTCCGGTTGAAGGCCAGCGCCTCCGGTCCGAAACACTCGTGCTTTCCGGCCGTGCTCTCCGGTGCATCCACCAGCACGTAGCGAACGCGCCCACCGCCTTCGAGGACGAGGGTGTCTCCATCGATGACCTCCGCGACCCGCGCCTGGCGGGGGCCACAGGGAGAGACTGCGTCTTCGCCGCAAGCG is part of the Myxococcus landrumus genome and encodes:
- a CDS encoding DUF1254 domain-containing protein — translated: MALQIPTSEHHAFEHSFPTPDTARSIYDEQDFQRAVETYRFFYPSVSMEGIFNGNREAGLEDGKALMVLAAGPRHLAFTANSDTPYVSGALDLKAMGPVVIDIPPGPFIALVNDHHQRWVVDMGIPGPDAGKGGKYLVLPPGFSGATPSGYHVARCDTYKALIAIRALPVGGDVAGALDALREVKVHPLSNPAAVLPYVDGSTRALDATPLRWENNLEYWRRLHSIINAEPALDEFRPMYGALAALGVAKGKPFAPDERMRTVLERAASFALEQMRVEGFASQRPDRVVWPDRRWEWIGLIVDDANFETPEYLDLQARDRWFVQAIVASPAMFRRQAGVGSIYFLAARDQRGDYLDGGKNYKLVVPQPVPAKMFWSVTAYDARTRSQVQTPQDKAVLGSLQTRFQPGPDGSIELRFGPNPPAGLEQQWIQTAPGTGFFLYFRIYGPEPASLDGSWKLQDVTEA
- a CDS encoding cupin domain-containing protein, yielding MPTLIPTPMRVTAVGNKPKLIHEYVGKATTKTSDVSVAHMTSPGGWLEPGQTPEFKEITLVLSGVLRVEHKNGFLDVHGGQSVICEPGEWVRYSTPEPEGAEYVAICLPAFSPSTVHRDE
- a CDS encoding DUF1579 domain-containing protein — encoded protein: MSQDWNATNAPTAAFDSGAEHRLLNRWVGRWEGPTRTWFDPSGAPEESRTQACVEGLLGGRFVRWDYHSTAMGQPHAGQLIVGFDVMEKQFTVAWVDSFHMSANMMVSTGAPREDGRVSVLGSYAAGACDEHGVTQSQRWGWRTVIHQPDADTLVLESFNISPEGREDRAVETRLTRRREA
- a CDS encoding ATPase, T2SS/T4P/T4SS family, with the protein product MSTRATTPAELISGLLEQFATEGIPVPAPPSPASALEAASALFTLAARSQTHVFSVWSDVEGEETVAGASFFILRPEAPGHEGLLGQDRQAVRQPLTPELYASMSQALATFTRRGHDAARPARGTVVATGEVHFVVTFQEGSASSTIAAYARDEKLRAAQPPFSTLLNLGAQEAAFLTERFLRLDTLFQGRPVVFSGERGSGRSTSLHAALEALPDFTNTLAALEHPRAVDARFGTVRVGDGTTLTQALRAFLRQDPDVVVADEPRTAEDLQILLHSNFTGHATVFTLEATSPEAALAKLREALPEAPVAPLILHHTRDESTGQTERSLHTVTQEGHVQAWSP
- a CDS encoding TonB family protein, with translation MPDARPKDGSAEPRLFNSILHASAREARDLTRTCGVVPLIVTLHALLLIGLNAYWQGASRSTVHTDPTDSALVLRLLSSAPPPPPAPAATTTSVPHRTTAQRARPFPHPRPTQTPLATSFPIEDPPGATALEDPSSHSSENPGGVTGGVTGGVTGGVIGGLLSNVLAASSAGLLPVVKPAPSLDEPTADELDYLRMMLRDRFENLPYPEEAEAAGIEGLVGLAITVGTRGQLLGLSLVGTCPHSLLCDAAMKAVREAAPFPPPPPALGSRVSVVLPFRYRIIR
- a CDS encoding DUF4153 domain-containing protein, with the translated sequence MNPVPTVSPGEPRAPSSPSPHFAFPARPVAFIQAPRRMLGATVAVGLLAQVLLDRASWGVSFPLVILATLGALVALGGREAWERARPNAWLLGPVLVIAGFVAVRDSPWLRTLNVLTASWLMLLLMHFWGGGRVQRLGMGGYPLVVLSSVGRGLAYPRVLAGEAMDLVSPRKRMPLLMPVLRGLLFALPVLMVFGLLLGGADVAFAAALERMFDVDIGDFVAESLRSVLGWLLCAVAAAGLLGHALRRRSLSEAGDAEEAPSERWLGFTEALVLILAVNALFLAFASFQVKYLFIQGATSPAAGYTYSEYARRGFFELLAVTVMTLGLVMGLARWARRESPTARWLFLMGTSVMVLLTLVIVASAMKRLVMYEDVFGYTRLRIFSHVFMVLLGVVLVWRGVTLWWRPERFAMGAHVAALVAVMGVNVINPDALIVRYSQVESSQVPKGWVDTALLRTLSADAVPELMRLYAGTPHLESALPVEACPEMTWPEWNLSRARACAAFGGLLPVHVPSAPSPERH
- a CDS encoding arsenate-mycothiol transferase ArsC, translating into MNKVIFACVRNAGRSQMAAAFFNVLADPQKACAISAGTEPGERVHPEVLAAMREMGLELNDVKPQRLTEDMARDAQWLITLGCGDACPSVSGLKREDWPLDDPQGKPEALVHRIRDEVAARVAGLLEREGWMRAG
- a CDS encoding PAS domain-containing protein; protein product: MNPCSTLPGPLSDLLTARREDIARRWEARAGTVRGNGLLGRQERASGSLEWVDAVVDLLRLLSAVPQWDEAPGTSLRGARVHPVGSDIAAVVREYGLLRDVLFEVLEESGWVLDVAQVRALNRAVDVCIADAVARHAQMRERTLRATEAQMQDILDHAPAAIYVKDELGRYVFVNRAHEDVTGMTREEVIGRTDLDLYPREMAEVFVINDRRVLLSGQPLESDERVWWKGEWHIYQSLKFPLLGDGGHARAVCGISSDVTQARGVQRERDEARERLRRIITALPVVLWTTDAESRVTLVEGRGVRAMGKQPTDFLGRDLREMYPNHPHILETTRRALAGESFSTELELEGAWFMVYVSPQVDATGRVVSVSGVSLDITERRRAEEVLRQSEMRYRLATLATRDVIYDWELATGHIEWSELATRQFRMPVDAPAMDIDWWTRSIHPEDRERVGLEMERIISSGERQWHDEYRFRRGDGTWAVIEDRGHVVCDPTGKALRMVGAMHDVTERRAAEEEARRRAEFEQLLIGIVGHDLRNPLSAITMASTTLLRREYLDERQRKVIDRILSSAERATRMLRDVLDFTQARLGGGIPMQPQPLDLHELTRQVLDEVRLAHPERSLEFEFSGDGAGLWDPDRLAQVLTNLVNNALSYSPNECPVLVRTHGTHDAVTLSVHNMGVPIPAELLPRLFEPMKRAERRDPKDGRGLGLGLFIVKHIVDAHGGRLRVRSDEQEGTLFVVRLPRRLKVQALGIPGARGPDSWP
- a CDS encoding thermonuclease family protein — translated: MRSLIPLLAWMGLLSACGEDAVSPCGPRQARVAEVIDGDTLVLEGGGRVRYVLVDAPESTAGKHECFGPEALAFNRSLVEGREVTLVDAEACEDRFGRRLAYVSVEGHDVSALLIERGFACVLHVPPAGTSRRAELQALQSQARRARRGLWGACSPVPCS